One stretch of bacterium DNA includes these proteins:
- a CDS encoding FlgD immunoglobulin-like domain containing protein, protein MRQAVLMSLLVLIPALAIGAANQTVLAPDVSSRSANAFPGDGRSGPPGSLAGARFTIGKVDTVGGTTYDNQFNGPSWRLLVNAAGHGIYVVWMYSADTTIYFPGRNMRLNYYDRALHKWVYSDSTSFMSRGLNVFGRRAGFGGIDVDTSGTPFISCHATLGGATRPWVDKGVTGNYSDTTLTTCMWPPIAVGQTGAVHIFPITSSYGLTYCRIAPDSWPHWSAPMSGIVPTPGFPSQNIAASKVSNKVALVWEVKQSHKAYQMYSTDGGLTWDSTSELVPPAAYGVDTLTGFGTQSLFPFYDRHDRLHVVANLSPVVNDTALPVPSQIWHYCPDDTPQWSRIHCAGCNPANMKGVLDSNATYACRPSMGEDQAGGLYVAWEQFDSLNVDTTTSYLRADIFMAQDSGDNGASWQPSVRITGQGSWSCRFPSAIDYFDDDTFRVTYVIDQVAGLFTFTPSEGVVSRNPVVVQRFSVPVGIAEGSRPIVPSVEILAAPNPFGRATTINYQLGRAGSVTLTVHDVAGKAVRRLAGGPQPAGLHSVSWNGRDDRGRALPTGVYFCTLDIGTKRISRKVVMTE, encoded by the coding sequence ATGCGGCAAGCGGTTCTCATGTCCCTGCTGGTGCTGATTCCGGCACTGGCCATAGGTGCGGCCAACCAAACGGTGCTCGCGCCCGACGTTTCATCGAGGTCGGCTAATGCGTTTCCCGGCGACGGTAGGTCGGGCCCGCCGGGTTCGCTGGCCGGCGCCCGGTTCACAATCGGCAAAGTTGATACAGTCGGCGGCACAACCTACGACAATCAGTTCAACGGACCATCTTGGCGTTTGCTCGTCAATGCGGCGGGCCACGGAATCTACGTTGTCTGGATGTATTCTGCCGACACGACGATCTACTTTCCTGGCCGGAACATGCGCCTCAATTACTACGACCGCGCGCTACACAAGTGGGTCTACTCTGACTCGACGAGCTTCATGTCCAGGGGACTGAACGTCTTCGGGAGGCGCGCGGGCTTCGGCGGCATCGACGTGGATACCAGCGGCACACCCTTCATTAGCTGCCACGCCACCCTCGGCGGTGCAACCAGGCCCTGGGTTGACAAGGGAGTGACGGGCAACTACTCGGATACGACCCTCACTACTTGCATGTGGCCGCCGATTGCGGTGGGCCAGACCGGCGCGGTGCACATCTTCCCGATAACTTCCAGCTATGGCTTGACCTACTGCCGCATTGCCCCTGATAGCTGGCCGCACTGGTCCGCTCCAATGAGCGGGATTGTTCCAACCCCTGGTTTCCCCAGTCAGAACATCGCCGCCTCAAAGGTGTCGAACAAGGTCGCGCTGGTCTGGGAAGTGAAGCAGTCCCATAAAGCGTATCAGATGTACAGTACCGATGGCGGCCTGACGTGGGACAGCACTTCCGAACTGGTTCCCCCTGCAGCCTATGGCGTGGACACGCTGACAGGCTTCGGCACCCAGTCGCTATTTCCGTTCTACGACCGGCACGACCGGCTGCACGTCGTGGCAAATCTGTCGCCGGTTGTGAACGACACGGCCCTGCCCGTGCCGTCGCAGATATGGCACTACTGCCCGGACGACACACCGCAGTGGAGCCGGATCCACTGCGCGGGCTGCAACCCGGCCAACATGAAGGGCGTGCTCGACTCCAACGCGACGTACGCCTGCCGCCCGAGTATGGGCGAAGACCAGGCCGGCGGCCTCTACGTCGCCTGGGAACAGTTCGATTCGCTGAACGTCGACACCACCACGTCCTACCTCCGGGCCGACATCTTCATGGCCCAAGATAGCGGGGACAACGGCGCGAGCTGGCAGCCGAGCGTGAGAATCACGGGCCAGGGGTCGTGGAGCTGTCGCTTTCCGTCGGCTATCGACTACTTCGATGACGACACCTTCCGTGTGACGTACGTTATTGACCAGGTCGCCGGTCTCTTTACGTTTACACCCTCCGAGGGCGTGGTTTCGAGGAACCCAGTTGTTGTCCAGAGATTCTCCGTTCCGGTTGGGATTGCCGAGGGCAGTAGGCCGATAGTCCCAAGTGTCGAGATATTGGCCGCGCCCAATCCGTTCGGTAGAGCGACCACCATCAACTACCAGCTTGGGCGCGCCGGGTCGGTGACGCTGACCGTCCATGACGTTGCCGGCAAGGCCGTGCGAAGGCTGGCCGGCGGGCCGCAACCTGCCGGACTCCACTCGGTTTCCTGGAACGGCAGAGATGACCGGGGCCGCGCCCTGCCGACCGGAGTCTACTTCTGCACGCTGGACATTGGCACGAAGCGAATAAGCAGAAAGGTAGTCATGACCGAATAG